The window GTTATAGGGTAGAGGGGATTCACATTCCTGAAGATAAGGCTTTTATTTTTGAATTGAAAGATTTTGAGGAACTAACTGATTTTCGTAAAAACGACAATAATAAATAGTATGGAATTAAGATAAAAATTATTGGTGGGAGTACAACTAATGTATTCCTGCCATTTTTAATGTATTTATATAAGCAATTTCCATTTACCCTGTGGGGATGTGTTGTCGGCATTGTTACTGGTTTTAGATACTTCGATAGTTGGTCCGTGCAAATGATAGTGGAGTCCCAATTGAAGTACTTTTCTCGTTTCTATCACTGCGTCAAAAATAGGGCAAAAATTTGCTCTATAGATTTAGAGGTGATGGATAGGGTTCAATTCCGGCGAGAGTATATACGGGTAATGGGAGCTAAGGTAGAATTATTGATGTAAAAAAGTCTGTGACGATAGTGGTAAAACAATCTAGTTACAGATTTTTTTGTGTTTCTGTGGTATAATTCAAGTGATATTAAAATGGAGATTGTAAGAAATTGTCCAAGAAATCTTTGAGGAAGACCAAATTGATCATTTTGCTATCTGTTTGGCATTTAGATTTTCTAGAGTGTTATCTAAATTAGAACTATCTAACAAACAATCAATTTTTAGGCTGTTGAAGAAGTTTATGTATATTAGCAGAGAGTGATTCTTTTGAAGGAGGATTATGGCAAAATATAGTACCAACGAACATGGTGTTATCGAGATTGATTTTGAAGGAGTAATTCCTGGTGCGGATATCCGAAATAAAATGAAGGCTGTAAAGTATCGTTGGAACCCCGGTAGAAAAGTTTGGTACACCTGTCAGGACAGTATGACTCTTGCTCTAGCAAAGGAAATATGTGATGGGGATACTGAACTGGTACCAGTAAGTCCTGTTAAATGGGTTCCCCCGGCAGATTATGCGTTGAAGGTTACTATTGGTGAGATGCTAAATGCCTCACCAGCCATATTAAAAGGTTGGGAGGATGTTCTCAAAACACATGTGAATGGCGTCATGTCGGAGGATAATGTAGCTCATTCAGGTCAGGCTGTGAGTAGAGCTCAAACATCTGTTTGGATGGACTGCTTTGATTTTATCAGGGCTAATCTGGCCTCCCTACCTTCTTCCATGTGGACCTTTGAGCTGATTTTTGAATACAGCCTTCCAGGAACAGTTCATCAACGTCCAGATGTATTTCTTCTTACAAATACTAAGACTATCATTTTAGAATTTAAAAAGAAGGTTTCCCCACAAATCGGCAGCAATAAGGATGATGTTGCACAAGCTATTCGGTATAAAAAGTGGCTGGAAAATCATCATAAGGTGACGAGAGAGCGCCATCTTGATGTGAACAGTTATCTTGTATGCACCCCAGATAATTCTGTAGCAGGAACACTTAGAGGAGTAGAGATACTGACAAAGGACAATTTCTGTTCTACTATTGAGCGAGAGCTTACTGGTGAAAGTATCTGTACGTTTACTGAGGAATGGATTAAATCCCCTAAAACAGAAATGCCAGATATGCTTCAGGCTATTGAAATCATGTATCGAGATGGGCGTATTCCTTACATTTCAGATGTTAATAAAAAATGCTTGAAGACAGTACAGAAGCATATAGAAGAGGCTAAACATCAACAGAAGAAAATTCTTATCCTGATCAATGGTGTACCAGGTGCAGGAAAAACTGCTGTAGGTCAGAGTGTCGTGTATGAGCAGAACAGAGATGGCCAGGCGAATGCGGTTTATCTATCTGGAAATGGACCACTGGTGGAAGTTCTACAATACCAGATCAATCAAGTCGGAAACAATAAGCATATGGGGGAGAATGCTATTCAAGGATTGAAGGAATTCAAGTCTACCTATTTCTCCAAAAGTGATAGGAAGAATACGAGCGTGCCTGAGCAAACCGTCCTTATCTTTGACGAAGCTCAAAGGGCTTGGGATGCAGCTACGTTAGACCGTGGTTTTAGTGAGCCTCAGGGATTATTTGATGTTGGCAACAGAATTTATGGGGCCAAAGGCTACGCAGTATTGATCGGTCTTTATGGGGACGGGCAGAGTATTTATAGGGGTGAGGAGGCAGGTATGTCTCTCTGGGAAGAGGCCCTTAAGCACAATAGAGAATGGAGTATTTTTGCATCAGAATCACTTATGGCACAGATACATGGGCTCGAAAGTCAGAAAATACTAGATGATGACCTCTTCTTGCCAGTATCTCTTAGAGCAGATTTTATCGATTGCAGTAAATGGGTGGAGCAAGCTATAGGAAGAACAGGTGTTACGCTACAGCAAGCTCAAGCGGAGCTGGCTGAGCTGCAGAAAACATCCATGCGAATCTGTGTCACCAGAGATTTTGAAAAGGTGAAGGCGCGTGCGACTGTTATTTATCAGGAGCATCCAGACTGGAAATACGGCATTCTGATTTCAAATTTTGCGGAGCAAAGCATTATTCGAAAAGCATTTCCATATTGGAATATTGGTTATAGAGGTTCTAATGAGGTATCGAATGGTAGGTACGGTCCCTGGTTTGCAGGTGATTGTAAAGAATTGAACAAGGCTTGTTCAGTCTACGGCAGCCAGGGGCTTGAACTTGATTGTCCGATCATTTTATTTGGTGGCGGCTATGTTCGTCAAGCGGGCCAGTGGCTTGCAAGAGGAGCTACCTACAATCGACAAAAGGAAAAGTTTCTGGATCCTGAAACAATCGTTGAGAACAATTTTAGAGTTTTGTTTACCCGGGCTCGTAAGGAAATGATTCTCTTGATTCCTGATGATCCCGTTCTGGATGAGACCTACGATTACTTCGTCAACATGGGAATGGACCTTTTGTGATGTCTGTATGCTTCTATGACTGTTGAAGAGAAAATGTTTATTTTATTATAGAAGAGGATAGCAGTTTCGATTGTTGTCCTCTTTGTTTTAGATTGGAATGAATTTGAAAATACTGTCGTCAACTAGTTAATGATATTTGTAAAATCACATATTTTCTTGAATATGTAAATTTTTGTTTGTAAAACGCTTACATTTTTTCTAAAAATATAGTATTATATGATTATAATAAAATATTAAATAAAGGGTTAGGATATGGATTTAGGAAAAATGAGTCATGTTGATCTAGATAGAATCAATATCAAGGGCTTCCCTGAAATCATCTATGGTTTACATAAAACGCCTCTACAAATTTTAGAAGTAGCGCTGAAGTTAGATGCCGCCAATCAACCTGTTATGATTACAAAATTATCCTTTGATAAATGGAAGGAGCTAGAGGATAAGCCACCTAATGGTTCTTATTTTGAGTCCAGTCAAATTTGGTATAACAGGCCATTTCCGACAATGAAAAATGGGAAGATTTTAGTTCTATCTGCTGGGACCTCTGATTCTCAAGTTGTGGAGGAGGCAGCAGTAGTCAGTCAATGGATGGGTTGCCAAACGGACGTTTTACAAGATGTAGGAGTAGCAGGACTTGGTCGACTGCTAGGACAATTAGAAACCATTCGAGAAGCCAGTGTCATTATTGTGGTTGCAGGCATGGAAGGTGCGCTTCCGAGTGTGGTATCTGGCTTAGTATCGGTACCAGTCATTGCTGTACCAACATCAGTTGGCTACGGAGCAAACCTGGATGGCTTGACGACACTTTTGGCCATGACAACCTCTTGTTCATCTGGTATTAGTGTTGTTAATATCGACAATGGCTTTGGGGCAGCTTATCAAGCTTCCCTAATTATAAAATTGATGAATCAAGACTAACTTTTAGGATTAGAATGAAAGTGAGGTTTTCAAAATGGATTTGTTTGTGGATTGCAGGTATGGTATTGCAGGTGACATCATGAATGCTATAGATATTCAACCGTTTGGTTTAGGTTCACTCAGCTATCGTTTGCAAAATTCCAAAGGTATGCAGGTTGTTTTGACTGATTTTGGCGCAAGGATTGTTCAGATTTTACTCCCAGTGGAAGAAGAAAAGGGATTACGAAATGTCTGTCTAAGTCGTCATTCTGCAGAGGAATACCAAGAACCCCCCTATATTGGGGCGACTGTTGCTCCAGTAGCTGGTCGCTTGTTCCAAGGGGACATTACACTTTATGATCGTGTGCTAGAATTGACAGAGAACGGTCCTGGATTTTCCCTACATTCAGGACCAAAATCAGCTAGTATGCAGTTATGGCAGTCAGAATGCGATGCTAAAAACAATAGTGTCACCTTTACCTTGACCCTAGCCGATAACTACAATGGATTTCCAGGCCCTATTCAATTATCAGCTAGCTATTGTTTGAGAGAAGATAATTCACTCTATGTGAGCTACAAGGGAAGAAGTAGTCAAGCAACACTATTTAATCCTACCAACCATGCTTTCTTCAATTTGGCAGGAAATTTTATGGAGCCTATTCATGACCATATCTTACAGATGGAGGCTGATAGGGTTCAATATTATACTGAGGATGGCAGATTTGATGGCCTTCATCAGGTGAAGCAAACTCCTTATGATTTTCGTTCTGAAAAATCGTTTGGGGATGGATTAAGTCAATCTCATCCGCAGCTGGAGCTTTTAGGTGGTTTTGATAATTGCTGGCTACTGACATGTCCGGAAAAAGCAGCAACCGTGACCAGTCCAGATGGTAAGATTAAACTTCATCTTTCTACCAATCAAGACGGTGTGGTCATCTATACCTATAATAACAATAATCCAAAGCTTGCAGTCAAACAAGGAGCCTTTAGTTTAGAGTGCCTGGCTTCGATAGAGGAAAGTCACTTGCTGGAACCAGAAAAGACAGTAGAGTCTTGGACATGCTATCGATTTGAATACTAAAAGTTAAAAGAGCCGCATCTGCGACTCTTTTTGCTTTTAATTTTATCCAACAAATTCGTTGATTTCTTTTTCGATGTTGGCGATTTTTTCTTCTGCTTCAGCAAGTGTTTCACCGACTGTTGCGATGTAGAATTTGATTTTTGGTTCTGTTCCTGAAGGACGAACAGCGAACCAAGAATCATCTGCCAAGGTGTATTTCAAGACATCTGATGGAGGAGTAGTGAGTTTTTCAACATTTCCATCTTTATCTGTTTTGGTTTGAAGGGCAAAGTCCTCAAAGACTGCGATGTCTGTTGCGTTGAATTGAGCTGGTGAGTTATCGCGGAATTTAGCCATGATTGCCTTGATTTGCTCTGCACCATCTTTACCAGAAAGTGTAACAGAAATTGTTTTCTCAGCAAAGTAGCCGTATTCTTTGAAGATTTCATCGATACCGTCAGCCAAGGTCATGCCACGAGAACGGTAGTAGGCAGCAATTTCAGCAACCATAAGCACGGCTTGGATTGCATCCTTGTCACGCACGAATGGCTTAATCAAGTAGCCAAAGCTTTCTTCAAAACCAAACATGTAGGTATGGTTGTGTTTTTCTTCAAACTCTTGGATTTTCTCAGCGATGAATTTGAAACCAGTCAAGACATTGAACATGGTAGTACCGTAGCTTTCAGCAATCTTAGTTACCAACTCAGTAGATACGATTGACTTAGCTAGGGCAGCGTTTGCTGGAAGAGTTCCAGCTTGCTTGTGAGCTTCAAGGATGTATTTAGCGATGATAGCACCGATTTGGTTACCAGATAGGTTCCAGTATGAACCGTCAGCTTGACGAACTTCAACACCAACACGGTCAGCGTCAGGGTCTGTTGCAAGAAGGACATCTGCACCGACTTCACGGCCCAATTCTTCCGCAAGGGCAAAAGCAGCTTGGCTTTCTGGGTTTGGTGAAGCGACAGTAGAGAAGTCAGGGTCAGCAGTTGCTTGAGCTTCCACAACTTGCACAGACTCAAAACCAGCCTGTGCAAGGGCACGACGAGCCAACATTTCACCCGTACCATGAAGTGGTGTGTAGACAATCTTCATGTCCTTACCGTACTCAGCAATCAAGTCAGGATTGATGTTGAGGTCTTTGAGTTCTTCAAGATATTTAACGTCAGTTTCTTCGCCAAGAACCGTAATCAAACCATTTTCCTTACTTGCTTCAAGGTCAGCCAATTCAACTGCAAATGGATTGTCAATAGCACGGATGAAGTTGGTCAATGCATCTGCATCAGCAGGTGGCATTTGTCCACCGTCTTCGCCATATACCTTATATCCGTTGAATTCTTTCGGGTTGTGGCTGGCAGTCACCATGATACCTGCGATGGCATTGTAATGACGAACAGCAAATGACAATTCAGGAGTTGGGCGAAGGCTTTCAAATACATAAGATTTGATACCATGTGCTGCCAATACTTGAGCAGACTCAAAAGCAAATTCTGGAGAGAAGTGACGTGAGTCGTAAGCGATAGCTACACCACGTTTTTTAGCTTCTTCACCTTTTGATTCTACCAACTTTGCCAAACCTTCAGTAGCTTGACGTACAACGAAAACGTTGATACGGTTAGTACCAGCGCCAATATAGCCACGCATACCGGCTGTACCAAACTCAAGGTTTGTGTAGAAGGCATCTTCTTTGGTCTTTTCATCCATTGCGACTAATTCTTCACGCAAGTAGTCTGGAAGGTCTGCAAAGTCGAGCCATGTTTGATAGGTTTCTTGATAAGTCATCGCATATCTCCTTAAAAATATTTCTTTTAAACGCTTTCATTATACCATGTTTGAAAAGAAAAATCACGCTTTCACGTGATTTTCTGATATTTATTTTTTAACTTTCTGTAAGACTGGGACAATGGCAAGGGTTAGAATGGTGGCAATCGCCATTTCAGCGATAGAATTGACTGAAACGATTGCTGCAAGGACTGCCTTAATATCTCCTTTGAAAACACCGCCAAATAGAAAGAAAATACCTGACAGGACAAAGATGGTGTTTGTGAGTGTTCCGGTCAAGCCAGCGAGTGCAAGACCGGCCTTATTTTGCCACAATTTGTAAATATAATAAGGAGTAATCCCAATCAAAATCCGTGGTACAAGTGCGATGAGCACTGAGTAGAGATTTCCATTCTCAACAAAAGGTGAGAAGACATAGCTCAAAGGCGAAAGAATAATACTATTGCGGATGATACTCATAATTCCCATAAAACCACCCAGTTGAGCCCCAATACGAGGTCCATAAATAATACTTGCAATGATAACAGGGATATGGGTAACAGTCGGTTTGACCGGGAGGACAAAGGCTGCGAAGATAGCCTGGCTGATGGTTTCGATGACGACCATAACAGCGATAAAAATAGCTAGGGTTGCGACTTGGTTGGCTTTCTTAGTTTTCATTCAGAATAGAACTCACTTTCTCTAATATAATCTCGATTTCAGCTAGGGCACCTGTTCCAAAATCGCCACAGGCTAGAAGGGCTTCGCGTGGTTTAATTTCCTCAAAGCCGTATTCTATCAAGGTTTTGAGATTTTGCTGTGTGGCAGGGTTCAGGTACATATTGGTATTCATAGCAGGAGCAATCAGCTTTTTAGTCCCGATGGGCAGAGCCAGAGCTGTTGCAGTGACCATATTGTCTGCCAGTCCGTGAGCTAGTTTAGCGATGGTATTGGCAGAAGCTGGGGCTACTATAAATAATTCAGTTGCCTTGGCAATATCAATGTGTTTGATAGAACTAGGATTTTCTTCCAGCATGACATCTGTGTGGACCAGATTTTTTGACAGGGATTGGAAGGTCAAGGGCGTGATAAAGTCCATAGCAGAGCGGCTCATGAGGACAGTTACCTGATGGCCGAGCTTGGTCAATTGACTGGTTAAATCAGCAGCCTTGTAGGCGGAAATGGAGCCAGTTACAGCCAGAGTAATGTTAGCCATGTTTTTCTCCTTTTTCGAGAGTTTCCAAAATGAGTTGGGCAATTTCTTCTTTCGTCTGAGCTTGAACTTCGGAAGTCTTGTCTACTAAATAGGCAATATGTTGATTGCC is drawn from Streptococcus sp. 29892 and contains these coding sequences:
- a CDS encoding DNA/RNA helicase domain-containing protein gives rise to the protein MAKYSTNEHGVIEIDFEGVIPGADIRNKMKAVKYRWNPGRKVWYTCQDSMTLALAKEICDGDTELVPVSPVKWVPPADYALKVTIGEMLNASPAILKGWEDVLKTHVNGVMSEDNVAHSGQAVSRAQTSVWMDCFDFIRANLASLPSSMWTFELIFEYSLPGTVHQRPDVFLLTNTKTIILEFKKKVSPQIGSNKDDVAQAIRYKKWLENHHKVTRERHLDVNSYLVCTPDNSVAGTLRGVEILTKDNFCSTIERELTGESICTFTEEWIKSPKTEMPDMLQAIEIMYRDGRIPYISDVNKKCLKTVQKHIEEAKHQQKKILILINGVPGAGKTAVGQSVVYEQNRDGQANAVYLSGNGPLVEVLQYQINQVGNNKHMGENAIQGLKEFKSTYFSKSDRKNTSVPEQTVLIFDEAQRAWDAATLDRGFSEPQGLFDVGNRIYGAKGYAVLIGLYGDGQSIYRGEEAGMSLWEEALKHNREWSIFASESLMAQIHGLESQKILDDDLFLPVSLRADFIDCSKWVEQAIGRTGVTLQQAQAELAELQKTSMRICVTRDFEKVKARATVIYQEHPDWKYGILISNFAEQSIIRKAFPYWNIGYRGSNEVSNGRYGPWFAGDCKELNKACSVYGSQGLELDCPIILFGGGYVRQAGQWLARGATYNRQKEKFLDPETIVENNFRVLFTRARKEMILLIPDDPVLDETYDYFVNMGMDLL
- a CDS encoding galactose-1-epimerase, yielding MDLFVDCRYGIAGDIMNAIDIQPFGLGSLSYRLQNSKGMQVVLTDFGARIVQILLPVEEEKGLRNVCLSRHSAEEYQEPPYIGATVAPVAGRLFQGDITLYDRVLELTENGPGFSLHSGPKSASMQLWQSECDAKNNSVTFTLTLADNYNGFPGPIQLSASYCLREDNSLYVSYKGRSSQATLFNPTNHAFFNLAGNFMEPIHDHILQMEADRVQYYTEDGRFDGLHQVKQTPYDFRSEKSFGDGLSQSHPQLELLGGFDNCWLLTCPEKAATVTSPDGKIKLHLSTNQDGVVIYTYNNNNPKLAVKQGAFSLECLASIEESHLLEPEKTVESWTCYRFEY
- a CDS encoding phospho-sugar mutase, with product MTYQETYQTWLDFADLPDYLREELVAMDEKTKEDAFYTNLEFGTAGMRGYIGAGTNRINVFVVRQATEGLAKLVESKGEEAKKRGVAIAYDSRHFSPEFAFESAQVLAAHGIKSYVFESLRPTPELSFAVRHYNAIAGIMVTASHNPKEFNGYKVYGEDGGQMPPADADALTNFIRAIDNPFAVELADLEASKENGLITVLGEETDVKYLEELKDLNINPDLIAEYGKDMKIVYTPLHGTGEMLARRALAQAGFESVQVVEAQATADPDFSTVASPNPESQAAFALAEELGREVGADVLLATDPDADRVGVEVRQADGSYWNLSGNQIGAIIAKYILEAHKQAGTLPANAALAKSIVSTELVTKIAESYGTTMFNVLTGFKFIAEKIQEFEEKHNHTYMFGFEESFGYLIKPFVRDKDAIQAVLMVAEIAAYYRSRGMTLADGIDEIFKEYGYFAEKTISVTLSGKDGAEQIKAIMAKFRDNSPAQFNATDIAVFEDFALQTKTDKDGNVEKLTTPPSDVLKYTLADDSWFAVRPSGTEPKIKFYIATVGETLAEAEEKIANIEKEINEFVG
- the larB gene encoding nickel pincer cofactor biosynthesis protein LarB produces the protein MDLGKMSHVDLDRINIKGFPEIIYGLHKTPLQILEVALKLDAANQPVMITKLSFDKWKELEDKPPNGSYFESSQIWYNRPFPTMKNGKILVLSAGTSDSQVVEEAAVVSQWMGCQTDVLQDVGVAGLGRLLGQLETIREASVIIVVAGMEGALPSVVSGLVSVPVIAVPTSVGYGANLDGLTTLLAMTTSCSSGISVVNIDNGFGAAYQASLIIKLMNQD
- a CDS encoding ECF transporter S component is translated as MKTKKANQVATLAIFIAVMVVIETISQAIFAAFVLPVKPTVTHIPVIIASIIYGPRIGAQLGGFMGIMSIIRNSIILSPLSYVFSPFVENGNLYSVLIALVPRILIGITPYYIYKLWQNKAGLALAGLTGTLTNTIFVLSGIFFLFGGVFKGDIKAVLAAIVSVNSIAEMAIATILTLAIVPVLQKVKK
- the coaC gene encoding phosphopantothenoylcysteine decarboxylase, yielding MANITLAVTGSISAYKAADLTSQLTKLGHQVTVLMSRSAMDFITPLTFQSLSKNLVHTDVMLEENPSSIKHIDIAKATELFIVAPASANTIAKLAHGLADNMVTATALALPIGTKKLIAPAMNTNMYLNPATQQNLKTLIEYGFEEIKPREALLACGDFGTGALAEIEIILEKVSSILNEN